A segment of the Myotis daubentonii chromosome 6, mMyoDau2.1, whole genome shotgun sequence genome:
ttctgtatgtcctctttcgaaaagtatctatttaggtccgttgccctttttttgattaggttgtttatcttccttttgttaaggtatatgagttccctgtaaatgttggagattaaaccattattggagataacattggcaaatatgttcttccatgcagtgggctttcttgttgttttgtttttggctgcttctgctgtgcagaagctgcttcttcttcttcttcttcttcttcttcttcttcttctttttttttttttacccctgaccagaattgaacttgggacccttcagtctgcaggccaacactctatccactgagccaagccagtcagggctgtgcagaagctttttattttgatatagttccatttgtttattttctctttagttttcattttcctaggagctgtatcgatgAAGATATTGTTTTCGCATAttcctgagattttgctgcctgtggattcctctaagatttttatggtttcctgtcttacgtttaagtcctttatttttatgagtttattttttatatatggtgtaaattggtggtgtagtttcatttttttgcaagtatttgtccaattttccaagcaccatttattggagagactgtcttgactccattgtatgctcttgcctcctttgtcaaatgttaattgagcataatggttcaggctgatttctgggctctctattctattccattgatctgtatgtctgttctggtgccagtaccgggcagttttgagaacagtggctttgtaatacagcttgatatctggtaatgagatccctcctactttgttctttctcagaattgctgcagctattcggggtctttttttattccagatgaatttttggagagttagttctacgtctgtgaagtatgccattggtattttaatggggagtgcattgaatctctagattgctttgggtagtatggacattttaatgatgctgattctaccaatccatgaacacggtatgttcttccatctgtttatgtcttcctctatctcttttttcaatgtcctgtagttttctgagtacagagcTTTTACCTCCTGTCAGGTCAGAAGGGAAGCCCAGAAGCAGATGCATGCCACCACAAGGCAGACATGGCGGAaataatggaccctccctggaattccTAGCAGGTCAACATGCCAGATGCCAATACACAAATACTGGCTCCTTTCTGAATACCGTGACGACCCCCGTGGCGGGAAATCCTCAGctcatgcccccacccctcaccaaaTTGAGATATAACAAGTGCTCTTCCCTCTCTGTTGGCGCGAATTCATTGGCCCTGCCTTTGGGGCTTGTGAGTTTTGCCTGGGGATGCAGAATTaaaccctctccttccttcctccttaacCAGCTTGATTCTCTTTTGTTCTCCCATGCCACCTCCTGACCCGCCTaacagttaagtttattcctaggtatattaatttttttggtgcagtggtaaatacgattattttttaaatttttccttctgtgagttcattattggtgtataaaaaagccatgcATTTcagagtgttaattttgtatcctgctacattgccaaattcatttattaagtctaataatatattttttaaaaaatatatttttattgatttcagagaggaagagagaaggagagagagagaaacatccatgatgagagagaatcatggattggctgcctcctgcatgccccctactggggatcaagcccacaacccaggcatgtgcccttgacccaaatcgagcccaggacccttcagtctgcaggccaatgctctatcccctgaaccaaactggctagggcctaatAATATTTTTGATGGAGTGTTTAATGTTTTCTACGTACAATAtaatgtcatttgcaaataatgacagtttaagtcttcttttccaatttggatgccttttatttcttcttcttgtctaattgctatggctagcacttccagtactatgtcaaacaggagtggtgaaagtgggcatccctgtcttgttcctgttcttaggggaaatagttttagcttttgcccattgagtatgctgttggctgtaagtttgtcatatatggcttttattatgttgaggtgtgatctCTATTTCCACTTGGCTGAGggtttttaatcaagaaagggtgttggatttcatcaaatgctttttctgcatcaattgatatgactaaatgatttttatctctcaatttgtttatgtgatgtatcacgtttattgatttgtggatattgtaccattcttgcatccctgggataaatcctacttggtcatggtgtatgatctttctgatgtaattctggatctgattttctagaattttgttaaggattttggcatatcctatataataaaagagaaacatgcaaattagccattcctctgctatgctcaagccatgcccacagtcacacccaccagccaatcagagtgatatgcaaattaacccgacaaagatggcgggcctGTGGACAGCATGCATGTGCACAGGTCCTGAGCTGCTGGGGGCAGGTGTCCCGCACCACCCCGCTCCGGGCCAATCTGGGCTGGTGGGCAGCGCCCACAGGGGCGGAGCGGCCAGAGTTGGGTGGGCCAGGACGCCTGGATTccgcccagccctggctgctccAGGCCGGTGAGCAGAGAGTGGAGGCAAGGAGCGGCTGGGGCAGGGTAGGACACCTGGCTTCTGCCctgccccagtcactctgggcaggtgagcagcgcacaCTAGTGTCCTGCCCCGCCCTGGCCACTCCGGGCCTGTGGGCAGTGtgtggagagcctctgggcaggggaggcgggctggtggagggcggcctgtactccccacatggctgcGGTGGCAGCCATGAGCGCACCAAGAGGAGCCTGCGGGCCAAGCTGAAGtagcacctgcaggccatcagcgccaaggagtggctgcgcaagtcccacctcctggcccagaaggtgtgcaattgcagggacagccaccgtggcgggccagactgatgtcctcctggccCCACAACGGGGTTAGCTGATCTGCGAAGCCACAGGCCTCCAGTGcgcacatcctctcctccccccctggcgtgcgaacatcccccagcatgCTGTCACCCCCGCGTGCCTGCAACAGTCCCAGACCAAGGCACGcacaagtccccccccccccccccccccgctcctccgccacacttccatcaaccccagcATGCTTAAgtcccccacaggatgtgcacacgtCCCCTCTGAcatgctcacgtcctttggagagtgtctgggtgttctgggtgctgagggtagatgcctgtgagatgacagtgagagggtgggGAGGTGACGCCCTGTTCCTGTAGAGACCAGTGCAGCAACGAGATCACCTCTGtggggctaatgcaggtgctgaggcaggagcaggtgcagacagacacacctggtgggcgtgggcagccctcactgaggtgccttcggtcagcattcaagatcaagaacccagaggcggtgAGGagttctgtcctctcagtgaaatgGTGGGATAGTTGGGgtgactgcagaggaggaatgtgcactttgggtgctgGCGCTCATGAGTGAAGGccgccctgactgagcctcgcttgctttaGGCCTAGCGCAcccctgccgggcagcgggtgacaggacgtgcttttccgagttaatgagagaaaacattgattctcccgcTGTCCGCGAAGGTGGAAAATGAactggggagacatgtggggagtgagcgaggttccctgtctgggggttccaaatctgctgttgattcctttcactgctgactagagatattcagggtgtccccccaaaatgtatacacactttgaatacctactacttccaatgggtttaagcatgagaagaaagaaacaacaatgggaCTGTTacctgttaaaagtgtgggcacaaacaggcagtcggacattccctgaggggtctcagattgggagagggtgaaggccagactgaggggcccctccctcgccccaccccagtgcacgaattttgtgcaccgggctactagtatgttcataagggatattcgcctgtaattttctttgtgttgtctttatctggttttgatattagagtaatgttggcttcatagaatgagcttggaagtgttccttcctcttaaattttttggaatagctcTTGAACATGATGAGATTGTGAGTTGAGTCTCTTCCAAAGAGCATCCATTACTACTCTCTGGGCCTTGccaatttaaaaggaaatgaaggcaTGGACACAGCTCATACTAAGTTCATACCTCAGTGTGCCATTTGAGAACAGGCTTGGCAGAAGTTTTCACAATTGCACTGCTACTTTTTGATAATGGCTATTTGTATGCCACCCATTCCCTCATTGCCAATCAGATGGTAGATAAGTCAGCTTTAAAAATTTCATCTTAGTGTCTTCCTTTAGGCTTCCTGGAAAGACTCTGAGgtaaatttttattcaaaaagttTACTGGGGTGTTACCTAAGGGTCAATACCTGAGGGCAAGGAAGAGAAGCCACTTTGTCAGAGGGAAAAATTGGACTGCAGCAAGTACAAAAGAGGTATCAACCTATCCCCTGTGGCCTCTACTGCCTGGATGGGCCCTCAGAGTTGTCCTAGATCGAGAAGTTAATTACTGGCGTTTTAGCCCTCACAGTTTACGTTGGACACAGCCTGTTCCTGGAAAGGAGACATGCCATTTACCTAAGGCAACTCCTAAGGAGGGGTGCAACTGAGAGCCATCAGCTGGCAACCTTCCAAGGACCTGGAAGGATAAGTCTTTCTGTTTTACCTGAGGGGTTCAGGTAATTTGAGTAATACAACATTTGTGATAGAGTTAGAAAGAGAAGCAAGGTAAGATAGGAATTTAAAACCCACACAGCGATCACAGatgcagtaaaaaatattttattggagaCAGTGGCAGGACTAGTTCTGAAACTGAAGAATCAAAGTGTGCCTGGCCCAGGCATCATAACCTGAATGAACTAAAGATCAGACAATAAGAAGTTTTGTAGGGTCCAAATTAGAGAGATGCTCTGGGTCTCACTATCATGGAGATGCCCTTCCTTTCATGTAGGGTGATTTCCTGTTCTCACTCTTAGGGCTTCTACTGGAGAATCACAGGTCATTTGGGGGAAGAGGTAGCATGAATGAAGATTGATCCAAAAAAAGTTAGAAATTGGCAATACATTTTACCAGGAGAGGAAAATGTATGAAGTGGAACCTAGACTGTATGGCTCTAACCTCCATGGCTATTCCCTCACTTTTAgggtggagagagaagagggagtcagaatgcaaaaacaacaacacaaaaacagaaCTATTAACTGTTCTTCTTCAGGATATTGTGGTTGACTAAACCTTTCTGATGGAATGATGACTTTTCTTTAATGGATATGAATTTTTAAGTTTCAACAGAGACCTGAGGATATAagattttcattactttttttaaaaattgctttcagagaggaagggagagggagagagagaaaaacatcaatgatgagagagaatcattgattggctgcttcccacacactccctactggggatcaactccaaaacccaggcatgtgcccttgactggaattgaacctgggacccttccgtgcaaaggctgacgctctatccactaagccaaaatggctagggcaggTTTTCATTCTTTTGCTTTTCACTCACATACCTTTGCAAGGAGAATGAGCAGTAGTCTTCCAAATATAAAGCTACTTGTAGAGAATGAGAACTTTAACAGCAAGAGGTGATTTAGTCAAGGGGAGGCTGTTTAAAAAGGGAGTGTAGTAAAAAGGTGGATTTTGAACAGGTCTTCAGGTGAGAAGCAGGATAGTTCCTGCCCAGCTGGCCTTCCTATTTAGTCTTGAACTGCTTCAGGTAGAGCAGGATATCGGACTTGACTGCGCTGACTGGAGCCCGATGGAACCAGCGCATGACAGGGACTCCATCAGGCCCCACCAGGAACTTTTCAAAATTCCAGCGAATGTCCTGTACCTTTATGGGCTCCCAGGAGATATATTTGAAGGAGCCCAAGAGCTCAGAGGGGTGAGGACAGGAGTGCTGAAGCGGAGagatgaaaaagaagagaaatgacaACATCCTTTTTACTTCTGGATGACCCAGGCTATTTCACCCACAGGAGATACAACCCCTCCTACACTTAGGTATTTTAGTTTCCTGTGGTTCTTAATAAATCATGTGAATTACCACCATACCTACTGCCAAGAATGTTTATGATGTTATAGAAAGTGGGCTTCTTCTTTATGTTTTCACCCATGACCTCATCACAAAATCGCCATGAGTAAGATATGTCACATCTCTagcctttggattctttttctgctAGTAGCTTGGATTAGAATGTGGTTTCTCAGGTCTTGATCATTTCAAAGATACCTTTTTGGGGCCAATATAGCGAGTTACCAGCATTTTGTTTTatcaaataagaaattaaaaaacaatcattattttatcatttgattttataaaaaaaagattattttaagaataaattgcAGAGCAGCCCTATAAGTCATTTGAGTTTATAAAACTCTCCTTATACTGTTCTAGTTCCTTCAATTTACTGAGGATTTGGTTTTGGCTCACAGTCTGATATTTAAGAACAATGAACATTGGTGATCATTAGGGAGCCTTTCAGCTCACATGTTCTCTGAATCTAAAAGTTGTTGTTTCATAAAAGTTGTTAAGTTGTGTTTCACCTATTGATTTCTATGTCTCCCCTCTAGAGTGAGCTTGTTAAGGGATAGGCACTGTGTCTTACTCATCTTCATATTCTTAGTATTTAGTAAGCTACCTCATAGATAGCAGGCATCAATAAATGcactctgaatgaatgaatgaatgaacgtcAATGAGCAAGAGAGGGTGGTTCCAGGAAAAGCTGCTATTTTACATCTTTTTCCACCATACAAAGCCCCACAGATACTGACAGTATAAACTCTAGCCTCCATACTGATCTGGAGATTTCCCTCAGAGCCCAATCCCACCTCTGGACAGGAGCTCTTGGTCTATTTCTACACCAATGGTATGCTAGACATATTAGGGAAGAAGAGGCTtatgtcattcattcactcaccttCAAAAAGGTGAAAACCTTCTGTTCTTTTTCACCATTCACATCACCTTTCTCAAAAAGCTGGAAATTAGGTACATATCCTCCCCCTGGACGGACATACCTGTAATAAGCCATAATGTTACCAGGAAAGTTATGATGGAACATCAAAATTGGATGTCATGGGAAAGGTAAGAAAGAGGTGGACATATACTAGACAGGCTGGGAAGGAAAGGTAAGGCCATATTTTTGTTTGGCCTCCCCAATTCACttagtttttctctatcctgCAGTCTGTCCCTGTGCTCTACATTGTTTCTGAACCAGCTGTTTCaatgctcctgcccctcccagtcCTGCCAGGTCTCACTGCACACCAGGCAGGTCAGTTTGCAGATGCTGCTGAGCCTATTAGTCCAGCACCATCCAGTAAGTCACACATATGGGAGGGTCTCTGGAGGTGGAAGGAAGGTGGACAGAGGCCTCCTCCCTGGTTTGAGCAGTACTTACTTCAATCCCGGAAGGATCTCCAAGTTTTCACCTGGTTCTTGCTTTCCAAATTGATTGCAGGGGAAGCCCAATACAACGAGGTCAAAGGGCTTCAGCTCCTCCTGAAGTGCGTTCAGTTCTGTGGTAGAGATGGGGCAAGGTGGCAGCCTGGCCAGAGACTTTGCCTTGTGTAGAGAAAGATTCCATTTCATGGGGGACATTAGGAAGCACTGGCGGCTCTTCAGGAACCAATGGCTCTAGCTCTGCCCCTAGTGAAAACCCAAGACCCACGGAAGGAACCATGGAACCTGGACACCAACAGTTTATCCAACAAATGCTGCAGGCTCTCGCTGCAGTAAATCCTCAGCTACAGAGTCCAGAAGTCAGATTTCAGCAACAACTGGAACAACTCAGTGCAATGGGATTTTTGAACCGTGAAGCAAACTTGCAAGCCCTGATTGCAACAGGAGGTGATATCAATGCGGCTATTGAAAGATTACTGGGCTCCCAGCCATCATAGCAGCATTTCTGTATCttgaaaaaaatgcaatttatttttgaTAACTGctcttaaatctttaaaatacctgctttatttcattttgactTTTGGAATTCTGTGCTGTTATAAACAAACCCAATATGATGCATTTTAACATGGAGTACAGTAAGATAATGTGGGTTTCtctgtgtggttttatttttcttgtggaaCAATGGGAATCAATGCTTTTTCATTTAAGGCTACTGCATGCATCAAATACTTCTgcatttattgtaattttttttaaaaaaacttcaccTTTTGTAGTGGGTGAACAGATTTTTGTCCTGCATCTGCccaatttatttgctttttaaacattAGCCTATGGTAGTAATTTATGTagaataaaagcattttaaaaaaaagattccatttcatagagaaggaaacagaggcccaagGGAGAAGAAATTCTCTAAATTAGAAAGGCTAAAGTCAGATACCGAATCTTCAGACATGCATTCAAAGccctttattaaaatatagttttttccAAATATGCAGCACATCAGAGTCAGCTGCAGGCCCACAAGGCCCCATTGCAGAgctctcaggttccattccccaAAGGTCACTGCTGATGGGACTGTAAAATaatgcaaccactatggaaagtagaatggaggttcctcaaaaaacaaacaaaaaaaacaaaaaacaattcatcttttatgtatatatgcaaaTAATTGAAAGCAGTCTCAACGAGATATTTGTACCCATGTCCTTAGCAGCACTATTCATGAGTCAAgaggtggaaacaacctaaatgtccattgatgaatgaatgaataaacaaatatggtatattcatacaaaggaatattattcaaccttaaaaaggaaggaaattgtgTCATATGCTGCACCATGGACGAAGCTTGAAGAGAATTTGTTAAGTAACATAAACTAATCATAAAAAGACCAATATtgtgtgatttcacttacatgagaTTTATACAGTAGTTAAATTTATAGAAACAGAATTAGAATGGTGGTTTTGAGGGCCTGagtagaagaaggaagagggaggctgTTGAATGAaagtagagtttcagttttgcaagatgaaactTTCTGGAGATTTGTTTTACAACAATGGGAACGTTTTATACTATTGAGtggtacacttaaaaatggtgaagGTGCTAAATTTTGCTATGTCTTTCTTTAGCACAAttctttttcaatcctcacctgagtatgtttatttgttttattttttaaaaaatacattttattgactttttacagagaggaagggaaagggatagacagttagaaacatcaaacagctgcctcctgcatagtccctactggggatgtgcccacaaccaaggtacatggccttgaccagaatcgaacctgggacccttgagtccgcaggctgacgctctatcctctgagccaaaccagtcagggctatttatttatttgttttaggaagaagggagagaaacatcaattggttgcctctcatatgtgcTGGACTTGAGATAATCACAggctaggtatgtgccttgactggaattgaacccacaaccccttAGTGTTCAATGCTCCACCCAGCCAAGGTTCTTTGCCACAATTTTTTAAGAAGCTTAtcaggtaatttttaaacaaagctaGGTTTAAACATCACTGTTCATCAGTTTGTCTTTTTTGGTTAGTTAATGAGtagcatttccttttttaaaggaaaagctgTGGACAGTGACAGGGCTTCTCTCCTGTGTACAGGCTGGTCACCCTGGCTGGAGTGTGGTCACCCTGCCAGGGACCAAGAGAACCTGAGAAATTCCGAGTTGCCCTTCCTTGTGTTCTTCCACAATTATTGGATGGTAAACATGCATTCTACCGAAAATCCTCTTTGGTATGCCAAAACGCAAGATCCCACCTGCTTCTCCCACTGCCAGGAAGTTTGCCAACTTGTCTGCTCAGACTTTTATAATCATCTTCTTTGTTAACCCATTTTGGGCTAGATGCCTTCAGTCCCCTGGCAAACACTAGCTAGACCCACTTAGATTCAGTTCAACCAATTGGCATCTCCtcttagtgtttttatttatttttatttatatatatttttctagagATTGCTTTCCTGTCTCCACATGGTTCCTCAGCACTTCTCTGCATGCTTCCCTCTTGTCATTAGTCACTATAGGTCATCGCATCTTCCAGAAAAAAGAGACAATAAATCAGGAAGCCAGTTGTCCAATCCTTAAGCAAATattcagtttactcatctgttaTATATAGAGTGGGAACGGAATAAATtggtttttaaagttcttttaaacTGGTAAAATGAATTACTTTCAATagaattttattgagttttttaaaaaatgagaaaatgcctGAACTCCAAAGCaccttattaattttaaaaaacaacgtGGAAAGTAATATTTATATTAGTCATCAGTGGAGGAAGAGCAGAAAAAAGAATCGATCTattatacagggtagggcaatagtaggtttatagttgtttgtgtggaaaatactgtaataatctataataataaaagtgtaatatgctaattagacctgacagccaaatgacctcctagacgaccttccagatgaagttggggctgcgagggctaagccccttgcatgaatttcgtgcatcaggcctctagttagtaaataataataataataataataataataataatacaagaataaactcttgctTTGTGTActctcaattgtaaacctacttttgctccaccctgtattttgTAAACATGATAATATTGTCATCTGGAGTAAGAGGAAGGAGGTGGAATaactttttattctaaatattttcatt
Coding sequences within it:
- the LOC132236589 gene encoding epididymal secretory glutathione peroxidase isoform X1; its protein translation is MTAQLRASYLFPLLLAGFVQTNPKLEKMKMDCYKDVKGTIYEYDALTLDGKEHISFKQYVGKHVLFVNVATYCGLTAQYPELNALQEELKPFDLVVLGFPCNQFGKQEPGENLEILPGLKYVRPGGGYVPNFQLFEKGDVNGEKEQKVFTFLKHSCPHPSELLGSFKYISWEPIKVQDIRWNFEKFLVGPDGVPVMRWFHRAPVSAVKSDILLYLKQFKTK